The following DNA comes from Sulfitobacter sp. LCG007.
CGGTGGTGTCCGACTGCACCGCGCGGACCGATACGGCCCGTCTTGCAAACGTGGTGCTGCCGGCTACGACATGGGGCGAAAAGGACGGAACAGTGACGAATTCCGAGCGCTGTATCAGCCGCCAGCGCCCAGCCCTGCCCGTCCCCGGGAAGGCGCGGCACGACTGGGAGATCCTGGCGGAGGTCGGACGCCGGATGGGCTGGAAAGAGGCCTTCGATTACCGCAACCCGGCAGAGATCTTCAGCGAACATGCCGAACTTTCCGGGATCGCAGGCGGGTTCGGAAAGGATTTCGACATCTCGGGCCTCGCCGCGCAGGGCCGCGCAGCCTACGACGCCATGGCACCGACGCACTGGCCGGTAAGCGCAGCGCGCAACGGCGGGCGTTTCTTCGGCGACGGGCGGTTCTTCACCGACGACCGCAAGGCGCGCATGGTGGCGGTCACGCCCGCCAGCCCCGCCGCCCTGCCCTTCTCCGGACGGCCTTTCGTACTGAATACCGGGCGCATCCGGGACCATTGGCACACGATGACCCGGAGCGGAAAATCACCGAGGCTCGCGCGCCACCTCGCGGAGCCTTTCGTAGAGATGCATCCCCGGGATGCTGTCGCGCTCGGCATCGCGCCCTCGGAGCTTGTCGCGTTGTCGAGCGACCGGGGGCGTGTCATCCTGCGCGTTCTGATCACCGACAGGGTTCGCCCCAGGCAGCTCTTCGCGCCGATGCACTGGACCGGCGACGCCGCTTCTGCCGCGCGGGTGAATACGCTTCTAGCGACCCATGTCGATCCCATATCCGGCCAGCCCGAAAGCAAGGCGACCCCTGTCGCCGCTGAACGGTACAGCGCCGCCTGGTACGCCTTCGCCGTCTGCCGGCAACGGCCCGCCGTCCGGTGCGACTACTGGGCGAGAATCCGGACCGAGGGCGGATGGCGTGTCGAAATGGCCGGATCAGAGCCTGTTTCCGATTGGTCCGAGCGCGCGCGCATGATCTTCGGACAAACCGAGGCAGAGGTCATCATGATGACGGACGAGGCACGTGGCAGCGCCCGCGTGGCGCTGGTTCAGGAGGGCAGATTGTCCGGCGCGCTTTTCGTGGCGCCCCAACCGATTTCGGTCGCGCGCCAGCATGTGGCGGACCAGCTTGGCCGGGATCCCTCGGGCGTTCTGGCCGGCCGCCCGGGAGGCGGCGCCGAGGACCCCGGCCAGACGATCTGCAGCTGCATCGGCGTCGGCATGAACACCATTGCCCGCGCGGTGCAGGCGGGGCAACTTGCCACTGTCGACGCGGTCGGTGCCGCCACCGGCGCGGGTACTAGCTGCGGGTCCTGCCGGTCCGAGATCGCGGGCCTGATAGAAAGGTTCAGAATGCCTCAGGCTGCGGAATGACGCGACGCGACGCGATCCCGCGCGGGGACGGCAAGGCCGACCCGAACGCGCTGTCCCGCTATGTCGCCGCCATCGGACGCGGCGCGTCGAAGGGGCGAAGCCTGTCGGTCGAGGAAGCCCGGGAGGCGATGCGGCTGATTCTCGACGATGCAGCCGCGCCCGAGGCCGTCGGCGCGTTTCTGATGGTTCTTCGGTTTCGCGGCGAGACGCCCGAAGAGCTGGCCGGTTTCGCCATGGCCCTGCGCGACAGCCTGCCGCCCTGGGAGGGCCCCTCGCCCGCCATCGACTGGCCGAGCTATGCGGCCGGTCGCACCCGCGGCCTGCCATGGTTCCTGCTTTCCGCGCGACTGGTGGCCCGGGCCGGGCTGCCTGTCCTGCTGCATGGGTGGAACGCCTGGCAGTCGCCCGTCGCCAGCGTGCGCGACGCCTTGGGCGGGCTCGACATACCGGCCGCGGGGAGCCTCGGCGAGGCGCAACGCCTGCTGGAAAAGAGAGGCATCGCTTATCTGCCGCTCGAGACCTTCTCGCCCCGCGCGCTCGACCTGCTGAAGCTGCGCAGCGTGTTCGGGCTTCGCTCGATCCTCAACACCGTCGTTCGGATGGTGAATCCGGGTGGCGCGGGCTGCATCGTTCAGGGGGTCTTCCACCCCGGCTACCGTCCGTTGCAGCAGGAAGCCGCGGTCCATCTCGGCCTCGAAAACCTCGCCATCATCAAGGGCGGCGGCGGCGAGTTCGAACGGCATCCCGGCAAGGATGTCACGGTCTACGGCCTTCGTGCGGGGGAGGCCTTCACCCGGTCTTTCGCCGCGCTGGCCTCCGGGCATCGCCGCCTTGCCGATGCGCCGGCAGATCCCGCCGAACTCGGACGGCTCTGGCGGGGCGAAAGCACGGACCGCTTCGCCCATGATATCGTGCTGGGGACCGCGGCGCTGGCACTGGAGGCACATGGCAGCGCTGCGCCGGATCAGGGCCTCCCAATGGCAGAAGCCTTGTGGGAGACGCGGCTGAAGCGCGACGGGTGACACCTTATTATCGTTTTATTACAAAGATCTACACCATGTAACCCGCGGGTTACATGGTTCGCTCAAAGGCTGGTGACCCGCGGGTTACCCTCTTCCGCCAGCGCCGCCTCGAACGCCTTGACCGCCCTTTCAAGCCGGTCGCGCGGAACCGAGGCATAATCTTGCGTCCCGACGATCCGGCACTCGCCGCGCCGGGCAGTTACCTTGACCGAACCCACCCGGAACTCGAACTTTTCCTGCTTCAGGCCGCGCTTTCCCGCAGGCGCCGGACGCGTCTGTTGCGCGACGAAATCCGCGAGAACCTTCGCCTGATCCTCGGCCGTCGCCACTCCTTCCAGAGCCGCACGCAACGCTCCCGCACCCCGACCGGCCTTCATCGTGCGAACCACGTCGACGCCGAGATTGCGCGAAACCTCCTTGGGAAACCTCAAGGCCGGGCCCAGCTCATTCAGCAGGGTCACGAAGCTGCGGATGTAGGACCGCTTCATCTTGTGCAGCGACCCGTAAAGGCGGCCGACCAGCGCATCCGCATCCACGCCGTCGAGCGCGGGGTCCTCTGCCGCCGTAATCGCCACCTGCGCCATCTCGGCAAAGGTGAGATCCTCGCGGACCACGTTTTCCTCGACCATGTCGATGTAGCGCGCAAGCCGGTCGGCCTCGCCCTCCTCGACGCGCGCGACGATCTCGGCAAAGGCGTCGTCTCCCGTCTCGTCCAGAAGCTGACGCAGCGCAGTCAGCCGCCGCCAGCCCTTCTTGAGCTGATAGCGCCCGTCACTGCCCACATAGACTTCTACCGGCTCCTTCTGGCCGCGGGCGCGGATCGAGGCCTTGAGTTCCTCCATCGCGTCGGACGCCGCGACCGCCTCAAGTTCGAGCCGGTCGCGCGGAAGGTCGTCTGTGCCGATCTCCGCGAGCGGCAGGCGGCGCAGCACCCTGCCCTCCTCCTGCGCGGCCCGATAGGCCCGCGCATCCTCGGCATTGCGCCGGCGCTGCTCGACCTTGGCCTCGGTCGCCTCGGTCAGGCTTTCGGCCGCCTCGCGTACCGCCGCCCCCATCGGCCCGACCGAGCGCGCGCGCGGTGCCGGATCGGTTTCCAGCGGCGCGAAGCCGAACTTGTTCCTGCTGCCGCTCATGCCCTCATCTCCCGTCCCGGTTCCTCGTTGGCGCGCCATGCCTCCAGCATGGTCTCCTTGAATTCCAGATAGGCGCGGTCAAAGCTCTGGCGCGCCCGCTTCCATGTCTCGCGTGTCATCTGCCTGTAGTCCTGTTCGTAGACCGACATCTGGAACCGCCCGGACTGCTCGACCGCGCGCGTCATCTCGATCGGGTTCTGACAGACGTCTGCGCCGAATACATTGCGAAACGCATCCATCATCGCACTGTGCAACGGGTTCGACGCCTCGTACCGGGTCATGAGAAGACGGATATCCGCGAAGCGTTTCGGCAAGGTGAGTCCGGCGTCCGCAGCGATCCCGCCGAAACCTTCCGCGATATCCTGCAGCGCGTCGCCGAGCTGGCCCAGATAGCTCGTGGTGCTGTCGTACTCCCAGTAGCCGGGGCCGGAAGGGATGTAGAGGATATCCGCCGCGAAAGCCGCATTCAGGGACTGGTAACCGATGGCGGGCGGGCAGTCGAAGATGATCAGGTCGTACTGATCGTCGGGCAATTCGTCGAGATAGC
Coding sequences within:
- a CDS encoding glycosyl transferase family protein; its protein translation is MTRRDAIPRGDGKADPNALSRYVAAIGRGASKGRSLSVEEAREAMRLILDDAAAPEAVGAFLMVLRFRGETPEELAGFAMALRDSLPPWEGPSPAIDWPSYAAGRTRGLPWFLLSARLVARAGLPVLLHGWNAWQSPVASVRDALGGLDIPAAGSLGEAQRLLEKRGIAYLPLETFSPRALDLLKLRSVFGLRSILNTVVRMVNPGGAGCIVQGVFHPGYRPLQQEAAVHLGLENLAIIKGGGGEFERHPGKDVTVYGLRAGEAFTRSFAALASGHRRLADAPADPAELGRLWRGESTDRFAHDIVLGTAALALEAHGSAAPDQGLPMAEALWETRLKRDG
- a CDS encoding ParB/RepB/Spo0J family partition protein produces the protein MSGSRNKFGFAPLETDPAPRARSVGPMGAAVREAAESLTEATEAKVEQRRRNAEDARAYRAAQEEGRVLRRLPLAEIGTDDLPRDRLELEAVAASDAMEELKASIRARGQKEPVEVYVGSDGRYQLKKGWRRLTALRQLLDETGDDAFAEIVARVEEGEADRLARYIDMVEENVVREDLTFAEMAQVAITAAEDPALDGVDADALVGRLYGSLHKMKRSYIRSFVTLLNELGPALRFPKEVSRNLGVDVVRTMKAGRGAGALRAALEGVATAEDQAKVLADFVAQQTRPAPAGKRGLKQEKFEFRVGSVKVTARRGECRIVGTQDYASVPRDRLERAVKAFEAALAEEGNPRVTSL
- a CDS encoding molybdopterin-dependent oxidoreductase produces the protein MIRTTCPYCGVGCGVLATPDGRGGLEVKGDPDHPANRGRLCSKGAALGETVGLEDRLLAPMVEGREVDWDDALDLVAKKFSDTIRLHGPDSVAFYVSGQLLTEDYYVANKLMKGFIGSANIDTNSRLCMASSVAGHKRAFGTDTVPGLYEDLELADLIVLVGSNLAWCHPILYQRIVAARDSRPDLKIVNIDPRVTATSDLANLHLALNPGSDVALFNHLLAAIETRGAADSDFLRDHVTGYAEAVRAAQASDVAATGLAPADIESFVDLWLGTERVVTVYSQGVNQSTSGTDKVNAILNCHLATGRIGRPGMGPFSVTGQPNAMGGREVGGLANQLAAHLDLENPAHRQAVRDFWSAPAMPEAAGLKAADMFDAVHDGRIKALWIICTNPAVSMPDADRVRDAIAACAFTVVSDCTARTDTARLANVVLPATTWGEKDGTVTNSERCISRQRPALPVPGKARHDWEILAEVGRRMGWKEAFDYRNPAEIFSEHAELSGIAGGFGKDFDISGLAAQGRAAYDAMAPTHWPVSAARNGGRFFGDGRFFTDDRKARMVAVTPASPAALPFSGRPFVLNTGRIRDHWHTMTRSGKSPRLARHLAEPFVEMHPRDAVALGIAPSELVALSSDRGRVILRVLITDRVRPRQLFAPMHWTGDAASAARVNTLLATHVDPISGQPESKATPVAAERYSAAWYAFAVCRQRPAVRCDYWARIRTEGGWRVEMAGSEPVSDWSERARMIFGQTEAEVIMMTDEARGSARVALVQEGRLSGALFVAPQPISVARQHVADQLGRDPSGVLAGRPGGGAEDPGQTICSCIGVGMNTIARAVQAGQLATVDAVGAATGAGTSCGSCRSEIAGLIERFRMPQAAE